Proteins encoded within one genomic window of Dermatophilus congolensis:
- a CDS encoding helix-turn-helix transcriptional regulator: MNAPGAAPSPLSPDQTHLDTDPIAHLSPAQRRVLELLSINTPTNIHDLATLTGHHPNTLREHLNALIHLGLVRTTTSKPHGRGRPPTLYQALPLQNARPETRAYHALTTALVNQLLRTSTNPTHDALTAGKTIGTQIAQKAPHPHPTPTHALTHILTHLGFNPTHTNNTTELGVCPFIHIAKEAPEIICNIHQGLIAGYLTSSGFTHQPHLHRYSNHNPCQITLNPPDTHNPTTA, translated from the coding sequence ATGAACGCACCCGGCGCAGCCCCTAGTCCTCTCTCCCCCGATCAAACCCACCTCGACACCGACCCCATCGCACACCTATCCCCCGCCCAGCGCCGCGTCCTGGAACTCCTCTCCATCAACACGCCCACCAACATCCACGACCTAGCCACCCTCACTGGCCACCACCCCAACACCCTGCGCGAACACCTCAACGCCCTCATCCACCTCGGCCTCGTCCGCACCACCACCAGCAAACCCCACGGCCGTGGACGCCCCCCAACCCTCTACCAAGCACTCCCCTTGCAAAATGCCCGCCCCGAAACCCGCGCCTACCACGCCCTCACCACAGCCCTGGTCAACCAACTCCTGCGCACCAGCACCAACCCCACCCACGACGCCCTCACCGCAGGAAAAACCATCGGCACCCAAATCGCCCAAAAAGCACCCCACCCCCACCCCACCCCCACACACGCGCTCACTCACATCCTCACCCACCTGGGCTTCAACCCCACCCACACCAACAACACCACCGAACTAGGCGTATGCCCCTTCATCCACATCGCTAAAGAAGCCCCCGAGATCATCTGCAACATCCACCAAGGCCTCATTGCCGGATACCTCACCTCCAGCGGCTTCACCCACCAACCACACCTACACCGCTACAGCAACCACAACCCTTGCCAAATCACCCTCAACCCACCAGACACACACAATCCCACCACGGCATGA
- a CDS encoding DUF2249 domain-containing protein, with protein MSSEQSVGGCGGSCACGSGGCGEGGRVPELDARPIDAAIRQAAILGVVMGLALGSKVAVVTDERPELILMLIEQQVPGQYEIESVDSDGQCRTVFARIV; from the coding sequence ATGTCTTCAGAGCAGTCTGTTGGTGGGTGTGGTGGATCGTGTGCGTGTGGTTCGGGTGGGTGCGGTGAGGGCGGCCGGGTTCCGGAGTTGGATGCGCGTCCTATTGATGCGGCGATTCGGCAGGCGGCGATTTTGGGTGTGGTGATGGGGTTGGCGTTGGGGTCGAAGGTGGCGGTGGTTACTGATGAGCGTCCTGAGTTGATTCTTATGTTGATTGAGCAGCAGGTGCCGGGGCAGTACGAGATTGAGTCGGTGGACTCTGATGGGCAGTGTCGGACGGTTTTTGCGCGGATTGTGTGA
- a CDS encoding CBS domain-containing protein, with amino-acid sequence MRVREIMSAPAITVQRGASLQDALELLATHHVTALPVIDETGALCGIISELDLLRAIMPNHAEDMGENPHEKLAEISDITQTETIDPLMTTDVLTTYEDEDVAHIAAHVSTRNIRSVPVLRNERIIGIVSRSDVIEALFRPDEELLNDLTADLADEGLYDWHATVQRGIVTLTGNGNAEEAQQALAVARAAAGVRKVSITTA; translated from the coding sequence ATGCGCGTTCGCGAGATCATGTCCGCCCCCGCTATCACCGTGCAACGCGGCGCCAGCCTCCAAGACGCACTGGAGCTACTCGCCACCCACCACGTCACCGCCCTACCCGTCATCGACGAAACAGGCGCACTGTGCGGCATCATCAGCGAACTAGACCTACTACGCGCAATCATGCCCAACCACGCCGAAGACATGGGCGAGAACCCCCACGAAAAACTCGCCGAAATCTCCGACATCACCCAAACCGAAACCATCGACCCCCTCATGACCACCGACGTCCTCACCACCTACGAAGACGAAGACGTCGCCCACATCGCCGCCCACGTCTCCACCCGCAACATCCGCTCCGTACCCGTACTCCGCAACGAGCGCATCATCGGCATCGTCAGCCGCAGCGACGTCATCGAAGCCCTCTTCCGTCCCGACGAAGAACTCCTCAACGATCTCACCGCCGACCTCGCCGACGAAGGACTCTACGACTGGCACGCCACCGTCCAGCGCGGCATCGTCACCCTCACCGGCAACGGCAACGCCGAAGAAGCACAACAAGCCCTCGCCGTCGCCCGCGCCGCCGCAGGCGTCCGCAAAGTCTCCATCACCACCGCCTAA
- a CDS encoding FeoA family protein yields MSAVAEQLSRRALSAPKSAKSADREENSATTTVQPLRALPLGATAHITGFNNSLAPQVARRLLDLGFTPGLDITPVRRAPLHDPVIYRVGGIEIALRARESAAILIDTPSSAAAQA; encoded by the coding sequence GTGTCTGCAGTTGCTGAACAGCTGTCCCGGCGTGCTTTATCTGCCCCAAAATCCGCTAAATCCGCTGACAGAGAAGAAAATTCAGCAACCACAACAGTGCAGCCGCTCCGTGCTTTGCCCCTGGGAGCCACCGCTCACATCACAGGATTCAACAACTCACTGGCACCCCAAGTAGCCCGCCGCCTTCTCGACCTCGGATTTACCCCAGGCCTAGACATCACCCCCGTTCGCCGCGCCCCCCTGCACGACCCCGTCATCTACCGAGTCGGGGGAATAGAGATAGCGCTGCGCGCTCGTGAATCAGCCGCCATCCTGATCGACACCCCTTCCAGCGCGGCGGCTCAGGCATGA
- a CDS encoding AI-2E family transporter, producing the protein MADETLGRKLRAGRARSGAAPAWVDALREIPREGTHGGPVPRGLKIAAAWSWRLLLIGALVFVVVKTLSLVPLVTIPFVCALLLAAVLTPVQRWLHESLRVPHTLAAFLAVLIGVTSIGVVFTFVVGQIRSNAPVLADGFITFVNDAAWWAQHGPLKVDRAQADRLSAELVALLSRNQEVLLSGALATLSTVGHLVAGGLLLLLSTFFMLRDGELLWGWALSLLPARARRRADVVGRMGWHTVGGFMRGQTIIAFLHASTLFVVLILLDVPMALALSVLIFLGSYVPLVGMTVAGVLCVLVGLVEGGVGAAVVLALVIVVLVQLEAHLLQPLIMAHHVEVHPLAVAMAVLAGTSLGGIAGALFAVPLVAFANVTMRALAQTRSEDVGLVGGVAERPAPAGEGS; encoded by the coding sequence ATGGCGGATGAGACGTTGGGTCGTAAGTTACGTGCCGGTCGGGCACGCTCTGGTGCTGCGCCTGCGTGGGTGGATGCGTTGCGTGAGATTCCTCGGGAGGGGACTCATGGGGGGCCGGTGCCCAGGGGGTTGAAAATCGCTGCGGCGTGGTCGTGGCGGTTGTTGCTTATTGGTGCGTTGGTGTTTGTTGTTGTTAAGACGTTGTCGTTGGTTCCGTTGGTGACGATTCCGTTTGTGTGCGCCTTGTTGTTGGCGGCTGTGTTGACGCCGGTGCAGCGGTGGTTGCATGAGTCGTTGCGGGTGCCGCATACGTTGGCGGCTTTTTTGGCGGTGCTTATTGGGGTGACGTCGATTGGCGTGGTTTTCACGTTCGTGGTGGGGCAGATTCGTAGTAATGCGCCGGTGTTGGCGGATGGGTTTATTACGTTCGTTAATGATGCGGCGTGGTGGGCGCAGCATGGGCCGTTGAAGGTGGATAGGGCTCAGGCTGATCGGTTGTCTGCTGAGCTGGTGGCGTTGCTTTCGCGTAATCAAGAGGTGCTGTTGAGTGGGGCGTTGGCGACGTTGTCGACGGTGGGGCATTTGGTTGCTGGTGGTTTGTTGTTGCTGTTGTCGACGTTTTTTATGTTGCGTGATGGTGAGTTGTTGTGGGGGTGGGCGTTGTCGTTGTTGCCGGCGCGGGCGCGGCGTCGGGCTGATGTGGTGGGGCGTATGGGGTGGCACACGGTGGGTGGGTTTATGCGGGGGCAAACGATTATTGCGTTCCTGCACGCGAGCACGCTTTTTGTTGTGTTGATTCTGTTGGATGTGCCGATGGCGTTGGCGTTGTCGGTGTTGATTTTTTTGGGGTCGTATGTGCCGTTGGTGGGGATGACGGTGGCCGGGGTTTTGTGTGTGTTGGTGGGGTTGGTTGAGGGTGGTGTGGGGGCTGCTGTTGTTTTGGCGCTGGTCATTGTGGTGTTGGTGCAGTTGGAGGCGCATTTGTTGCAGCCGTTGATCATGGCTCATCACGTGGAGGTGCATCCGTTGGCGGTGGCGATGGCTGTGTTGGCGGGTACGAGTTTGGGTGGGATTGCTGGGGCTTTGTTTGCGGTGCCGTTGGTGGCGTTTGCGAATGTGACGATGCGGGCGTTGGCGCAGACGCGTTCGGAGGATGTTGGTTTGGTTGGGGGTGTAGCTGAACGGCCCGCTCCTGCAGGAGAGGGATCCTGA
- the feoB gene encoding ferrous iron transporter B yields MNSHCEKTPHNTPTAEANATRIALIGAPNSGKTTLFNALTGLHAKTGNYPGVTVAKYEGTARGLGHTVVIEDLPGTYSLDPISPDEQIVSQVLDPADTAITTPDALLVILDATALRRSLGLLAQVMATGLPVTAVVTFTDEVQRRSGNLNIDDLQRALGIPVVSVVAGGNGIKKLRTHLEDPTAWPLPSLPPPLEPSEGAAWAESVLNASGYHAPEQDVRTRRIDALLLHPILGTLVFATVMFSFFQVIFSVATPLQDMVEEAFGVMGQWAGSHISSPWFSSFVKDALIGGVGGVAVFLPQIALLFLMVSILESVGYLSRAAFLMDRLMARTGLEGRAFVALLSSFACAIPGMMATRTLPSARDRIATMMVAPLMTCSARLPVYVLLIGMLVPDDSRVGPFGMQGLVMFALYVLGAVSAMLAAFVIQKLTGRDEPVLPFYMEIPPYRVPKLSTVALAVWEACAAFVRKVTTVILAVTIVLWLLLNLPVRGLLEMQSAGVDISDEVAVSQYTLDHSAAATVGKAIEPVFAPLGFDWRINVGVVASLAAREVFVATLGQIAAASDPEEPATALERMTVSQVDRATGKTVERQLFDAPTTAALLVFFVYALQCMSTVVVMRRESNTWKWPVIAFGYMFVLAWVAAFITRSVVGVFV; encoded by the coding sequence ATGAACAGCCACTGCGAAAAAACCCCACACAACACACCCACCGCTGAAGCAAACGCGACCCGCATTGCCCTCATCGGCGCCCCCAACTCAGGAAAAACCACCCTCTTCAACGCGCTCACAGGACTCCACGCCAAAACGGGTAACTATCCAGGCGTCACCGTTGCTAAATACGAAGGCACCGCCCGCGGCCTTGGACACACCGTCGTTATCGAAGACCTTCCCGGCACGTACTCGCTCGATCCGATCAGCCCAGACGAACAAATCGTCTCTCAGGTTCTGGATCCAGCAGACACCGCTATTACTACCCCCGATGCACTACTAGTCATTCTGGATGCCACGGCGCTGCGCCGTTCTCTTGGACTGCTCGCCCAAGTAATGGCCACCGGTCTACCAGTCACAGCTGTGGTGACTTTTACCGACGAAGTCCAGCGCCGCAGCGGAAACCTCAACATCGACGATTTACAACGCGCCCTGGGTATTCCGGTGGTGTCTGTCGTTGCAGGCGGTAACGGTATTAAAAAGCTGCGCACGCACTTAGAAGATCCCACCGCTTGGCCTCTCCCATCCTTGCCGCCGCCGCTGGAGCCTTCCGAGGGTGCAGCCTGGGCAGAGTCAGTCCTGAATGCCAGCGGCTACCACGCCCCGGAACAAGATGTACGTACCCGCCGCATCGATGCACTGCTGCTGCACCCCATCTTGGGAACACTCGTGTTCGCCACGGTGATGTTCTCTTTCTTCCAGGTCATTTTTTCTGTGGCCACACCTTTGCAAGACATGGTTGAAGAGGCCTTCGGCGTGATGGGGCAGTGGGCTGGATCCCATATCTCATCACCATGGTTTTCCTCGTTTGTTAAAGACGCTTTGATCGGTGGGGTTGGCGGTGTGGCAGTTTTCTTGCCACAAATTGCTCTGCTCTTTCTTATGGTGTCGATCCTTGAGTCGGTTGGATACCTATCTCGGGCCGCGTTCCTCATGGACCGTCTCATGGCTCGCACTGGCCTGGAAGGGCGAGCTTTTGTAGCTCTGTTGAGTTCTTTCGCCTGCGCGATCCCCGGAATGATGGCCACCCGTACGCTGCCCAGTGCGCGAGATCGCATCGCGACCATGATGGTTGCCCCGCTTATGACGTGCTCAGCACGGCTTCCGGTTTATGTGTTGCTGATCGGAATGCTCGTTCCTGATGACAGCAGAGTCGGTCCTTTCGGCATGCAGGGCCTGGTCATGTTTGCTTTGTATGTGCTGGGTGCGGTTTCAGCGATGCTTGCCGCTTTCGTCATCCAAAAGCTCACCGGCCGTGATGAGCCTGTCTTGCCGTTCTATATGGAGATTCCGCCATATCGGGTTCCGAAGCTGAGCACAGTTGCGTTGGCGGTGTGGGAGGCATGTGCGGCATTCGTGCGGAAAGTGACCACAGTGATTTTGGCAGTCACGATCGTGCTGTGGTTGCTGCTGAATCTTCCGGTTCGTGGCTTGCTGGAGATGCAGTCCGCTGGTGTTGACATCAGCGATGAGGTCGCAGTGTCGCAGTACACGTTGGATCACTCTGCTGCGGCCACGGTTGGTAAGGCAATCGAGCCTGTTTTCGCGCCGCTGGGTTTTGACTGGCGGATCAATGTGGGTGTTGTGGCTTCTTTGGCTGCGCGGGAAGTGTTCGTAGCGACGTTGGGTCAGATCGCTGCTGCCTCAGATCCGGAAGAACCCGCGACTGCTTTGGAGCGGATGACTGTTTCGCAGGTGGATAGAGCCACGGGGAAAACGGTAGAGCGCCAGTTGTTCGATGCTCCGACTACAGCAGCTCTCCTGGTGTTTTTTGTGTACGCGTTGCAGTGCATGTCCACGGTGGTGGTGATGCGCCGTGAATCCAACACGTGGAAGTGGCCGGTGATTGCGTTTGGGTACATGTTTGTGCTCGCGTGGGTAGCGGCGTTCATCACGCGGTCTGTGGTGGGGGTGTTCGTGTGA
- a CDS encoding NifU family protein, which translates to MTGQVKPVPMHPETTADPDVLRWMVPAGVLPFVGLVAAAPGLLQERLARGQVEIELRPTAMVVRLVPPASWRSEGAAVRSELAAALHDPSGWVLAQGAVGVSGSPSAVLDAELAQAVREAIAGRAGEYVRSHGGEVELVDVVGGEVLLRLSGACGQCAASTFTLQRHFEAELRAMAPGVVRVRQVA; encoded by the coding sequence GTGACGGGGCAGGTCAAGCCGGTTCCGATGCATCCAGAGACGACTGCGGATCCGGATGTGTTGCGCTGGATGGTCCCTGCAGGCGTGCTTCCGTTCGTGGGGTTGGTTGCTGCGGCTCCGGGGCTTTTGCAAGAGCGTTTGGCTCGCGGGCAAGTAGAGATCGAGTTGCGTCCTACTGCGATGGTGGTGCGTCTTGTGCCGCCAGCTTCCTGGCGTAGTGAGGGTGCTGCGGTGCGTTCAGAGCTTGCTGCGGCATTACATGACCCTTCTGGGTGGGTGTTGGCGCAGGGGGCAGTTGGGGTGTCGGGTAGCCCGAGTGCTGTTCTTGATGCTGAGCTTGCTCAGGCTGTGCGTGAGGCGATTGCGGGGCGGGCTGGTGAGTATGTGCGCTCTCATGGTGGTGAGGTGGAGCTCGTCGATGTTGTTGGGGGGGAGGTGTTGTTGCGGTTGAGTGGAGCGTGTGGTCAGTGTGCTGCCTCGACGTTCACTTTGCAGCGACATTTTGAGGCTGAGTTGCGGGCGATGGCGCCGGGGGTAGTGCGGGTGCGTCAGGTGGCGTGA